One stretch of Candidatus Omnitrophota bacterium DNA includes these proteins:
- the purS gene encoding phosphoribosylformylglycinamidine synthase subunit PurS, which translates to MKAKICITLKPGLLDAQGKTIKTALEHLNFKGINDVRVGKYLEIELNNGTAAAAKKEVERMCHKLLANPIVETYRVEIAK; encoded by the coding sequence ATGAAGGCTAAGATTTGCATTACACTCAAGCCAGGTTTACTCGACGCGCAAGGCAAGACGATCAAAACCGCGCTGGAACATCTGAATTTCAAAGGCATCAACGACGTCCGCGTGGGCAAATATCTGGAGATTGAGCTCAACAACGGCACCGCCGCCGCAGCCAAGAAAGAGGTCGAGCGCATGTGCCACAAACTCCTGGCGAATCCCATCGTTGAAACCTATCGCGTGGAGATCGCTAAGTAA
- a CDS encoding phosphoribosylaminoimidazolesuccinocarboxamide synthase, translated as MKQGEKLYEGKAKILYATEDPTQVIQYFKDDATAFNAQKRGTIMDKGVCNNKISATLFTYLEGRGIKTHFVKQLDDRGMLVRRVEIVPLEVTIRNITAGGMAKMLGIDEGIVLKSPVFEWHYKSDALGDPLINDDHILAMGWATAQELAHIREQSFKVNEALKQFFSQRQIDLVDFKLEFGRLIGTNGKPTAQIVLADEISPDTMRLWEQGTRRKLDKDRFRRDLGSIEEAYHEVVRRVVGDTSQSTAQR; from the coding sequence ATCAAACAAGGTGAGAAGCTCTACGAAGGCAAAGCCAAGATCCTCTATGCCACCGAGGATCCCACACAGGTCATCCAGTATTTCAAGGACGATGCCACCGCCTTCAACGCCCAGAAGCGCGGCACCATCATGGATAAGGGTGTGTGTAACAACAAAATTTCCGCCACGCTCTTCACCTATCTGGAAGGCCGCGGCATTAAGACCCATTTTGTGAAGCAGCTCGATGACCGCGGGATGCTGGTGCGTCGGGTGGAGATCGTGCCGCTGGAGGTGACCATCCGCAACATCACGGCCGGTGGCATGGCCAAGATGCTGGGCATCGACGAAGGTATCGTGCTGAAATCTCCGGTGTTTGAGTGGCACTACAAGAGCGATGCGTTGGGCGATCCGCTCATCAACGACGATCATATCTTGGCGATGGGCTGGGCTACGGCGCAGGAGCTGGCGCACATCCGCGAGCAGTCGTTCAAGGTCAACGAGGCGCTGAAGCAATTTTTTAGCCAGCGGCAGATCGACCTGGTCGATTTCAAACTGGAGTTCGGACGACTGATCGGCACCAACGGCAAGCCCACGGCGCAGATCGTCCTGGCCGATGAAATTTCGCCGGATACGATGCGCCTGTGGGAGCAAGGCACGCGCCGGAAGCTCGACAAGGACCGCTTCCGCCGTGATCTTGGCAGCATCGAGGAAGCGTACCACGAAGTCGTCCGCCGCGTCGTCGGTGACACTTCCCAGTCAACCGCGCAACGTTAG